A single Anopheles arabiensis isolate DONGOLA chromosome X, AaraD3, whole genome shotgun sequence DNA region contains:
- the LOC120905615 gene encoding heparan sulfate glucosamine 3-O-sulfotransferase 6 isoform X1 has translation MCDLPSEPLQYTAIDMQHRQLNRTIAIATGLLMCAVYVLYTFHACLLSGLHRSLRQVSGQATNPSPHTNVRVLHQSPSAQPAAGGTTLAPTTQLPHVRILGSLVRIVPLTVEDGATAGKRPPAAPLRLVSPAATNTTDGSPKYRFLRQQGLRPSRHLPDALIIGVKKSGTRALLEFVRLHPDVRAAGCEVHFFDRHYAKGLAWYRHHMPPTIEGQITMEKTPSYFITREAPRRVRHMNPATRLLVVVRDPVTRAISDYTQARSKKRDMKRFEELAFTNGSAGGVVDTSWGPVRIGVYARYLERWLEHFPPAQLLFVSGERLIADPAVEIGRVQDFLGLKRVVNEKHFYFNSTKGFPCLLKSEERSSPHCLGKTKGRNHPHIDGAAIDRLREFYRPFNQKFYHLTGINFGWP, from the exons ATGTGCGACCTGCCATCGGAGCCGCTGCAGTACACCGCAATAG ATATGCAGCATCGGCAGCTGAATCGAACGATCGCCATCGCCACCGGCCTGCTGATGTGTGCCGTGTACGTGCTGTACACGTTTCACGCCTGTCTGCTGTCCGGGCTACATCGCAGCCTCCGGCAGGTAAGTggtcaagcgacgaacccttcgCCGCACACTAACGTACGCGTCCTTCACCAGTCGCCGTCCGCGCAGCCGGCTGCCGGCGGCACGACACTAGCGCCCACCACCCAGCTGCCGCACGTCCGCATACTCGGCTCGCTCGTGCGCATCGTGCCGCTGACGGTCGAGGACGGAGCGACCGCCGGCAAGCGGCCCCCGGCCGCCCCGCTGCGCCTGGTGTCGCCCGCCGCCACCAACACGACCGACGGGTCGCCCAAGTACCGGTTTCTGCGGCAGCAGGGCCTGCGCCCGTCCCGCCACCTGCCGGACGCGCTCATCATCGGGGTGAAGAAGAGCGGGACGCGCGCCCTGCTCGAATTCGTCCGGCTGCACCCGGACGTGCGGGCGGCCGGCTGCGAGGTGCACTTCTTCGACCGGCACTACGCGAAGGGGCTCGCCTGGTACCGGCACCACATGCCGCCCACGATCGAGGGCCAGATCACGATGGAGAAGACGCCGAGCTACTTCATTACGCGCGAGGCGCCGCGCCGCGTCCGCCACATGAACCCGGCGACCCGGCTGCTGGTGGTCGTGCGCGACCCGGTCACGCGCGCCATCTCCGACTACACGCAGGCGCGCAGCAAGAAGCGCGACATGAAGCGGTTCGAGGAGCTCGCGTTCACCAACGGGTCGGCCGGCGGTGTCGTCGACACGAGCTGGGGCCCGGTCCGGATCGGCGTGTACGCGCGGTACCTCGAGCGATGGCTAGAGCACTTCCCACCCGCCCAGCTGCTGTTCGTCAGCGGCGAGCGGCTGATCGCCGACCCGGCGGTCGAGATCGGCCGCGTGCAGGACTTTCTCGGCCTGAAGCGGGTGGTGAACGAGAAGCACTTCTACTTCAACTCGACCAAGGGCTTCCCGTGTCTGCTCAAGTCGGAGGAGCGGTCCAGCCCGCACTGCCTCGGCAAGACGAAGGGCCGGAACCATCCGCACATTGACGGGGCCGCCATCGACCGGCTGCGCGAGTTCTACCGGCCGTTCAACCAGAAGTTCTACCACCTCACCGGCATCAACTTCGGCTGGCCCTAG
- the LOC120905615 gene encoding heparan sulfate glucosamine 3-O-sulfotransferase 6 isoform X2, translating to MCDLPSEPLQYTAIDMQHRQLNRTIAIATGLLMCAVYVLYTFHACLLSGLHRSLRQSPSAQPAAGGTTLAPTTQLPHVRILGSLVRIVPLTVEDGATAGKRPPAAPLRLVSPAATNTTDGSPKYRFLRQQGLRPSRHLPDALIIGVKKSGTRALLEFVRLHPDVRAAGCEVHFFDRHYAKGLAWYRHHMPPTIEGQITMEKTPSYFITREAPRRVRHMNPATRLLVVVRDPVTRAISDYTQARSKKRDMKRFEELAFTNGSAGGVVDTSWGPVRIGVYARYLERWLEHFPPAQLLFVSGERLIADPAVEIGRVQDFLGLKRVVNEKHFYFNSTKGFPCLLKSEERSSPHCLGKTKGRNHPHIDGAAIDRLREFYRPFNQKFYHLTGINFGWP from the exons ATGTGCGACCTGCCATCGGAGCCGCTGCAGTACACCGCAATAG ATATGCAGCATCGGCAGCTGAATCGAACGATCGCCATCGCCACCGGCCTGCTGATGTGTGCCGTGTACGTGCTGTACACGTTTCACGCCTGTCTGCTGTCCGGGCTACATCGCAGCCTCCGGCAG TCGCCGTCCGCGCAGCCGGCTGCCGGCGGCACGACACTAGCGCCCACCACCCAGCTGCCGCACGTCCGCATACTCGGCTCGCTCGTGCGCATCGTGCCGCTGACGGTCGAGGACGGAGCGACCGCCGGCAAGCGGCCCCCGGCCGCCCCGCTGCGCCTGGTGTCGCCCGCCGCCACCAACACGACCGACGGGTCGCCCAAGTACCGGTTTCTGCGGCAGCAGGGCCTGCGCCCGTCCCGCCACCTGCCGGACGCGCTCATCATCGGGGTGAAGAAGAGCGGGACGCGCGCCCTGCTCGAATTCGTCCGGCTGCACCCGGACGTGCGGGCGGCCGGCTGCGAGGTGCACTTCTTCGACCGGCACTACGCGAAGGGGCTCGCCTGGTACCGGCACCACATGCCGCCCACGATCGAGGGCCAGATCACGATGGAGAAGACGCCGAGCTACTTCATTACGCGCGAGGCGCCGCGCCGCGTCCGCCACATGAACCCGGCGACCCGGCTGCTGGTGGTCGTGCGCGACCCGGTCACGCGCGCCATCTCCGACTACACGCAGGCGCGCAGCAAGAAGCGCGACATGAAGCGGTTCGAGGAGCTCGCGTTCACCAACGGGTCGGCCGGCGGTGTCGTCGACACGAGCTGGGGCCCGGTCCGGATCGGCGTGTACGCGCGGTACCTCGAGCGATGGCTAGAGCACTTCCCACCCGCCCAGCTGCTGTTCGTCAGCGGCGAGCGGCTGATCGCCGACCCGGCGGTCGAGATCGGCCGCGTGCAGGACTTTCTCGGCCTGAAGCGGGTGGTGAACGAGAAGCACTTCTACTTCAACTCGACCAAGGGCTTCCCGTGTCTGCTCAAGTCGGAGGAGCGGTCCAGCCCGCACTGCCTCGGCAAGACGAAGGGCCGGAACCATCCGCACATTGACGGGGCCGCCATCGACCGGCTGCGCGAGTTCTACCGGCCGTTCAACCAGAAGTTCTACCACCTCACCGGCATCAACTTCGGCTGGCCCTAG